From the genome of Bacteroides sp. MSB163, one region includes:
- the purL gene encoding phosphoribosylformylglycinamidine synthase translates to MILFFRTPSKSVMAVECDHALTQAESDKLCWLFGEATPESEENLKGHFVGPRREMITPWSTNAVEITQNMGLSGISRIEEYFPVKDENADRDPMLQRMYKGLDQEVFTTNRKPEPIIHIEDLEAYNEKEGLALSKEEMDYLKKVEQDLGRKLTDSEVFGFAQINSEHCRHKIFGGTFIIDGVEQESSLFQMIKKTTQENPNKIISAYKDNVAFAEGPVIEQFAPADHSKPDYFQVKDIKSVISLKAETHNFPTTVEPFNGASTGTGGEIRDRMGGGKGSWPIAGTAVYMTSYPRTDEDRPWEEILPVRQWLYQTPEQILIKASNGASDFGNKFGQPLICGSVLTFEHKENDEVYGYDKVIMLAGGVGYGTKRDCLKGAPEAGNKVVVIGGDNYRIGLGGGSVSSVDTGRYSSGIELNAVQRANAEMQKRAYNVVRALCEEDNNPVVSIHDHGSAGHVNCLSELVEECGGMIDMSKLPVGDKTLSAKEIIANESQERMGLLIEEEAIEHVRKVAERERAPMYVVGETTGDHRFAFQQADGVRPFDLAVEQMFGSSPKTYMVDKTVERHYEMPKYEQSKLHEYLTNVLQLEAVACKDWLTNKVDRSVTGKIARQQCQGELQLPLSDCGVVALDYRGEKGIATSLGHAPQAALADPAAGSVLSVSEALTNLVWAPMAEGMDSISLSANWMWPCRSQEGEDARLYTAVKALSDFCCALQINVPTGKDSLSMTQKYPDGSKVISPGTVIVSAGGEVSDVKKVVSPVLVNSEKTTIYHIDFSFDTLKLGGSAFAQSLGKIGDEVPTVQDAEYFRDAFLAVQELVNKGLILAGHDISAGGLITTLLEMCFANVEGGMEINLDKMKEHDLVKLLFAENPGIVIQVSDKHKEEVKQILEDAGVGFVKIGKPTDERHILVSKDDATYQFGIDYMRDVWYSTSYLLDRKQSMNGCAKKRFENYKMQPLEFAFMPGFKGKFSQYGIDPNRRTPTGIRAAIIREKGTNGEREMAYSLYLAGFDVKDVTMTDLISGRETLEDVNLIVYCGGFSNSDVLGSAKGWAGAFLFNPKAKEALDKYYAREDTLSLGVCNGCQLMMELNLINPEHKKNGKMLHNESHKFESRFLGVTIPTNRSVMFGSLSGSKLGIWVAHGEGKFSLPYDEDKYNVVAKYSYDEYPANPNGSDYSIAAIASADGRHLAIMPHLERSIFPWQNGCYPADRLHSDQITPWMEAFVNARKWVEEKVK, encoded by the coding sequence ATGATTCTTTTTTTCAGAACCCCATCCAAGAGCGTGATGGCCGTAGAATGTGACCATGCGCTCACCCAGGCAGAAAGCGACAAACTCTGCTGGCTTTTTGGAGAAGCCACCCCCGAAAGTGAAGAAAACCTGAAAGGACATTTCGTTGGTCCGCGCCGCGAAATGATTACTCCTTGGAGTACAAATGCTGTGGAAATCACCCAGAATATGGGTTTGAGCGGTATCTCACGTATCGAAGAGTATTTCCCCGTAAAGGACGAAAACGCTGACCGTGACCCGATGCTGCAACGCATGTACAAGGGACTGGATCAGGAAGTATTCACCACCAACCGTAAGCCGGAACCGATCATCCACATCGAAGACCTGGAAGCTTACAACGAAAAAGAAGGTCTGGCACTCTCTAAAGAAGAGATGGACTACCTCAAGAAAGTAGAACAAGACCTTGGACGTAAACTGACCGACTCCGAAGTATTCGGTTTCGCCCAGATCAATTCCGAACACTGCCGCCACAAAATCTTCGGCGGGACATTCATCATCGATGGTGTGGAACAAGAGTCTTCCCTCTTCCAAATGATTAAGAAGACCACACAGGAAAATCCGAATAAAATCATTTCAGCTTATAAAGATAATGTAGCCTTTGCCGAAGGCCCGGTAATTGAACAGTTTGCCCCGGCAGACCATTCAAAACCCGACTATTTCCAGGTGAAAGATATTAAGAGTGTTATCTCACTGAAGGCTGAAACACACAACTTCCCAACTACCGTAGAACCGTTCAACGGTGCATCTACCGGTACAGGTGGAGAGATTCGTGACCGTATGGGCGGTGGTAAAGGTTCCTGGCCAATTGCCGGAACTGCCGTTTACATGACTTCATATCCCCGTACAGACGAAGATCGTCCCTGGGAAGAAATCCTTCCGGTACGCCAATGGCTGTATCAGACTCCCGAACAGATTCTGATCAAAGCATCCAATGGTGCCAGTGACTTCGGTAACAAGTTCGGCCAACCGCTGATCTGTGGTTCCGTACTGACTTTTGAACATAAGGAAAACGACGAAGTTTACGGTTACGACAAAGTAATCATGCTTGCCGGCGGTGTCGGTTACGGTACGAAACGTGACTGCCTGAAGGGTGCTCCTGAAGCCGGTAACAAAGTTGTCGTGATTGGTGGTGATAATTACCGTATCGGCTTGGGTGGTGGTTCCGTATCTTCAGTAGATACCGGACGTTACAGCAGCGGTATTGAGTTGAACGCCGTACAGCGCGCCAATGCAGAAATGCAGAAACGTGCCTACAACGTGGTACGTGCCCTCTGCGAAGAAGACAACAATCCGGTGGTATCCATCCACGACCATGGTTCAGCCGGACACGTAAACTGTCTCTCCGAATTGGTGGAAGAATGTGGTGGCATGATAGACATGAGTAAATTGCCCGTAGGTGACAAGACCTTGTCTGCCAAAGAAATTATCGCCAACGAAAGCCAGGAACGTATGGGATTGCTGATTGAAGAAGAAGCTATCGAGCATGTACGTAAAGTGGCTGAACGCGAACGTGCCCCAATGTATGTGGTAGGTGAAACTACCGGTGACCATCGCTTCGCTTTCCAACAAGCTGACGGTGTACGTCCGTTCGATCTTGCCGTAGAACAGATGTTCGGTTCGTCTCCCAAAACTTACATGGTAGACAAAACCGTGGAACGCCACTACGAAATGCCCAAATACGAACAATCCAAGTTGCACGAATATCTGACAAATGTATTGCAGTTGGAAGCTGTTGCCTGCAAAGACTGGTTGACCAATAAGGTGGACCGCTCGGTAACCGGCAAAATTGCCCGCCAACAATGCCAGGGTGAATTGCAATTACCGCTGAGTGACTGTGGCGTGGTTGCTCTCGACTATCGTGGTGAAAAAGGTATCGCAACTTCACTGGGACATGCTCCGCAAGCTGCATTGGCAGATCCGGCTGCCGGTTCAGTACTTTCTGTCAGCGAAGCACTGACCAACCTGGTATGGGCTCCGATGGCTGAAGGAATGGACAGTATTTCACTCTCCGCCAACTGGATGTGGCCTTGCCGCTCACAGGAAGGTGAAGATGCACGTCTCTACACCGCCGTAAAAGCATTGAGCGACTTCTGCTGTGCACTGCAAATCAATGTGCCTACCGGAAAAGACTCTCTGTCCATGACTCAGAAGTATCCCGACGGTAGCAAAGTAATCTCTCCGGGAACCGTCATCGTTTCCGCAGGCGGTGAAGTTTCTGATGTGAAGAAAGTGGTTTCTCCCGTACTTGTCAACAGCGAAAAGACAACGATTTATCATATTGACTTCAGTTTTGATACACTGAAGCTGGGTGGTTCGGCCTTTGCGCAATCATTGGGCAAGATTGGCGACGAAGTACCCACTGTACAAGATGCCGAATATTTCCGCGATGCTTTCCTTGCCGTTCAGGAACTGGTGAACAAAGGATTGATTCTTGCCGGACACGATATTTCTGCCGGTGGTCTGATTACTACCTTACTCGAAATGTGCTTCGCCAATGTAGAAGGTGGTATGGAAATCAATCTCGACAAGATGAAGGAACACGACCTCGTGAAACTCCTGTTTGCCGAGAACCCGGGTATTGTTATCCAGGTAAGCGACAAGCATAAGGAAGAAGTAAAACAAATATTGGAAGATGCCGGAGTAGGTTTTGTGAAGATTGGTAAGCCGACCGATGAACGCCACATCCTCGTATCTAAAGATGACGCTACTTATCAGTTCGGTATCGACTATATGCGTGATGTTTGGTATTCTACTTCTTACCTGCTCGACCGCAAGCAATCTATGAACGGTTGCGCCAAGAAACGTTTCGAGAACTACAAGATGCAGCCACTGGAATTCGCTTTCATGCCCGGCTTCAAAGGTAAATTCTCTCAATATGGCATCGACCCGAACCGCCGTACACCGACAGGCATCCGCGCAGCAATCATCCGCGAAAAAGGAACGAACGGTGAACGCGAAATGGCTTATTCCCTGTACCTGGCCGGCTTTGATGTGAAAGACGTCACCATGACCGACCTCATCAGCGGACGTGAGACACTGGAAGACGTGAACCTGATTGTTTATTGTGGTGGTTTCTCCAACTCAGACGTACTGGGTTCTGCCAAAGGTTGGGCAGGAGCTTTCCTCTTCAATCCGAAAGCTAAAGAAGCACTAGACAAGTATTATGCACGCGAAGATACGCTTTCACTGGGTGTTTGTAATGGTTGCCAGTTGATGATGGAATTGAACCTCATAAATCCCGAACATAAGAAAAACGGTAAAATGCTGCATAATGAATCTCATAAATTTGAATCGAGATTCCTGGGAGTTACCATCCCTACCAACCGCAGCGTAATGTTCGGCTCTCTGAGCGGCAGCAAACTCGGTATATGGGTAGCTCACGGAGAAGGAAAATTCTCTTTGCCTTACGACGAAGATAAATATAACGTGGTAGCCAAATACAGTTATGACGAGTATCCTGCCAATCCGAACGGCTCCGACTACTCCATAGCGGCCATAGCAAGTGCCGATGGACGCCATCTGGCTATCATGCCTCACCTGGAGCGCTCTATCTTCCCGTGGCAGAACGGTTGTTATCCTGCCGACCGCCTGCACAGCGACCAGATCACTCCATGGATGGAAGCCTTCGTCAATGCTCGTAAATGGGTAGAAGAAAAGGTTAAGTAG